The DNA sequence ATAGCTGCAAAATGGGAGGGTAACTACATCTTAATGCAAATATCAATCATATGTTTGAAGTGTAGAAGGTCAGCAGAAACCAAAAGGTCCTGATCTTTTTAAACTAAAACAACTCACACGCTCTAGCCTAAATCAACAAATTGCCCCATTGGGGGAcaataaagtaacttgaacttgaacttgaaatcACTATTAGATTATAGACTCaacattatgttttatttagttaCATACACAACATAACGTAACCTAATGGATACAACAATGCATATTTTAGGTTTAACCCTGTATCAACTTGCTGCAAATAACACTGCAACTGGTCATACTATAAATGATTGTTACCAGCATTTGTCAGCCTTAAAATACCTGTTATTCAGCATTTAATCTGTGAGTTGTTACATTTctcaaaaaaattgaaaaaaataaagaggaCAGCGAGAAAGTCACAAGCTAAAAGCTAACCAGAGATGTGACAGGAGCTTGATAAATGCTGCAATTTCGCACTCAGCCTAATATGCCACACGTTTCAGAATCCAAAGGTCCAGCCCACATTAGACGTAAAGGTTTAAACTTTAAGGAAGATTTTAATTGCAGCTGAGGAATCTGTTttatgtaggctacttctagGAAGAGGTGAGTGAGGGAAAGTAAAAGCAGGTTAGCAAGCTACACTCTCATCAAGACATTAAAAGTAGAGATATAGAGAGTAGAGAGTATagaatttaatttagtttttttaatttgtaattttataaatgtattcatgtgaTTGCTTTCAGTTACTTCTTTattttcttacacacacacacacacacacacacacacacacacacacacacacacacacacacacacacacacacacacacacacacacacaaattatttatattttagatgCTTGGGTCCTGAGCAATCCACCTGTCTACTGCTCAGAAACAATGGTGAAAGTACACAGCACCCCCTGGTGTTACAGGCTGCTGTTCTGgacttattttttgttgttgtctcatGCAGGATATTGATGTAGCATGCAGCATTTTCCATTTGTTGCTTTGGTTGTACAAACATTAATTACATACATTTTGGCTTATAGGACCACAACACTGATGTACAGAGATGGAAATTAATTAAAACTAATGCAATGTTATGCTGTAACTGAACATGAGACCTCATGGAAGACTTAACTGTACTGGAGAACAAATAATTGGTCTTGTGCTGACATGATTAGTTGATGTTGCAATTAGTTGATCTGCATAAACATTAATTGACAATTGTTTAAAGTCATTTATCAACACTTGCTTATTCAAGACTCTTAAATGTGAAGATCTgctgcttttctgtgtttttatatcattgcatactgaatatatttgggtttccaaaaaaaaaaaaaaaaaaaaaaaaaaaagataatttacaTTATCTGATGTTGAAGTTGTTGGCGACTTTTACCACGAGAGTGGTCTGTGGGGCCCGTGACTGGGTCGTGTGAGTGGCTTGAACGATCTGAGCTCCATGCAGTCAGCACGCCCTCCTTATCACAGAGCCGTCTTACCTATTGGCCGCTAGACCACTCATCTCTTCTCTGATTGGTTCATTTCTCAGCTGCATTCACTGCCCATGTGTGCTGCATTTGAGCAGCTTAacgcttgtttttgttttaacatcTGCTTTTTTCAGCTTCTTTTGCTCACTCCCCGCGTCATTACggtaacatttttaaaagggttttttttttcttagaaatAAGTATTTGTTTGCTTATGGTCTggaaatatttataaaaaggatTCAATAAATTGTATTAGTTTATACCACAGAAGGTTAATTCAAATATTGAGCATCACAACACTGtccaaaagacaacaaaaacagaatgtGCTACAAAAAGTTAACAAAACAAACTTAAACAAAGCCTCCCATTACTGAACATGTTCTGTGAATAATGGTATATTTGTTAATATAATGGTTGACAAATGaaagttattaatattaaataatatagtTAAATATTTTATGGTTTGCCAGTTTCCATTATATTTCGAAGCTCTGGAAAAGCTAGTAGGCTAAGTAGACTTTGTGTTATAGGATTATTTTGTACATCATTTTGTACATAACATCATTAGGCTACTGACACAAAGTGCCTTCTAGTCTTAAAGTAGCATATTAGTGCATTGTGTGCTGCTGAAAAATTTAATTGGAAACAAGTTTGTGATAAATGCCTGGGGTAACACTGGAACATGAAATTAGTAAATAATTGAAAATATAAATTGAGGCCGTTATAGTTCAGGTGAAAATAACACGACTGAAATGCTGGTTAAGGAAAGTTACTGCACATGCTGTCCACATGCTGTCCATGCATGGCTCCTTGTTTTGCtccatcattctgtgttgcgcTCAGTCTCCAGTCGTTACGGTAATGAACAACTGCTGTTCTCAGCTGATATGTGACATccaacccacccacccaccgCCCCCCCCCGCCCTCCCCGTGAGCCACACTGCCAGGGCTACAGCCCACCGCCTCAGTTAAACATTAGGAGGGTAGCGGTGATCCAACATCCATGATGTTAGACAACGATGAATTCATATTGGAGACTTCCCCGCGGGAGCTCACCCAAAACCCGCTTAGGAAGATCTGGATGCCGTGCAAAAACGGGCACATAGCTCAGAGACGGGGTAAGATGCAGCCGGCCGTTAAGTGCCGCAAAGGATGTGACTGGGATGTGATGCTGctaatatattttatgtttgttttttattttcttttattcatgTGTTCCTGGTCCCAGTTCGTCTTTGATCTTAAATATGTTCCTTTATGTGACATTTTGCGCGCGGTCGTTTTAGATGAAGCACACTAATTAATTGCTGAATAACTGTTATTCTTGACTTTTGTGCGCTGCACCATCATATCTGGTTTATTGGAAGTATATTTCGCGATTGGAGGGATTATTGCAAGCTCGCTGAATTTGGGTTTGGCCATGATACACACATGACCCAAATACATCAATTTACCCCACTGACAGCCAACATGTCTGATGGGTGTTGACCTGTGTTAGTGTGGATGTGAAAGTGAGCACTTGTGTTTTATTTCAGCCACTCGCTCTCACTCGGGTTTGCTCTCTCTGCAGGCTTGTTTTTGCTGAGTCAAGCTCTGCTTTCCTTATTGCTGTTTCTTTGAAAACAAGCAGTCCAGTCCTGCATCCGCATCTGGGCCTATGCCTATACCTTTTAGTATACATGTATTACTGCATTACTCACTGAAGagtctcttcttcttttccccATATGGTCTGTGAGGTGAGGGACTGTCACAGTAAACATgaggaatatactgtatacaaaagaGCTCAGGGTTGTAATGGTTTGTTTTTAATGCACAGGAGTTTAGCATTTGAACCTACTTTTAAAGTGTAttaaaaatgaagaagaaagtAATTAACAATTAAAGGAaatcccttctttttttctcattctcaTTAACAGCTTTGCAACAAGTGTTCTCACTGTCTGGTGTAATAATGAACAACCTTCAAGACTATTAAACTCTTACTGAATGGAATAATGTTGACAAGCCAATTAAATATGTGAGAAGAAGTGAGTTAAATCTATtaaaagtctctctctctctctctctctctctctctctctctctctctctctctctctctctctcacacacagtgtGTATGACAAACTGTCCGACCCTTATTGTAACTGTTGGACTTCCAGCTCGAGGGAAGACTTACATTTCAAAGAAGCTCACACGCTACTTAAACTGGATAGGTGTGCCAACCAAAGGTACCAGCTACAGccccaacacatacacacattgtaGAAACCAGCTGTACTCCCATCTTttgaaaaaatacacatttttcatcTGTAACAGAGTTCAACGTTGGCCAGTACCGGAGGGAGTGTCTAAAGATCTACAAGTCCTTTGAGTTCTTCCGTCCAGATAATGAAGAGGGGTTAAAAATCAGACGGTAAGTCTACACCGATTGGCCAACCATGAGCAGTGACGAGTCaacagtctgcaggttttcaggTGATCGGATGGACTGAAAACTGGCAGACTTTTGGCTCTCTGTGGCACACGGTTGACCACCCTGATATACactttatatacagtaattACATAATACTTCAGTACCGTATCCAGATGACAAGTTATATTTCTTAAGGTAAATCTGTAGACCATTTTTATTCTGTAGGACCTACACAACTTATTtgtaaatgaaaacataaattaaacaaatattatATTGAGTTTCTTTCTGGTTCAACTTGGACTTATTGTGCACAAACACAGTTTTTTAATTATTCCCAATTATAATTTTTGTGATGGGTAATTTTAGTAACCCTTTTAACATCTTCTTTTTGCCTTGGACTTGTTGGGTGCAAGATGtcttcatcttaaaaaaaacaaatgattcACAATACTATGATTTAAACCATTTTTAATTCAAGATGTATTTATATAGCtctttacagcaaccagcaggtatccaaaatACTTTACATCAAGGACCAAGAGTaaaaacataacatacagtaaaatcAAAAAAGGTTGTCTCTATATTgtttttcatgtgacaaattTCTACAACACACAGCATCTAAAGATACTGTTGAAATGTTTAAAGTGTGTCTGCCTAAATAACAATCAATGTAGTTGGATAGCAAACGTTAGAAGTCTTTGCAGTACACTGACTCTGTGTCTGCTGTCCTTCCACAGCCAGTGTGCGTTGGCAGCACTTAATGATGTTCGGCAGTACCTAAGTGTGGAAGGAGGACAGGTGGCGGTGAGTCCTTGATGCTGTCCCATGGTTCTCCATGGCAAATCATCATAATATCAATACATATCAGGGCTGTATAacactactgtatgtgtatgtgtccaagacaaatttcctttGGGAATCTCATAAGgagtgttttttcccccctgctGTTTCAGGTGTTTGATGCCACAAATACAACAAGAGAAAGACGAGGAACCATCATCAAGTTCGCTGAGCAGAATGGATTCAAAGTAGGTTAACCAAGGCAAGGTTTTATTGAATTTAGTCAGTCACGTTAACTTGATGGCCTCTAAGTTTATTATATTGTCTTGTCAATGCAGGTATTTTTTGTGGAGTCTGTGTGTGAGGACCCAGATGTTATTGCACAAAACATAGTGGTAagccttttctctttttgttctaTCCAGTACAAACCATTGAAAATACGATAAGCAAACAATGTTCTGTAGTTATTTTGAGAAAGGAAAAAATGGTCGACATAAGTAATACTTAAAAAAGATATCTGACAAATTCGCTCTTCCTTGCAAATGATAGAGTGACATTGCGAAGTTTCAAAAAATTTGCGCGTTTGGGTGTTTTCACACTGGCATTCAAAGCCAAAAGCAGTTAAAATGTGGTCATATGAAGGTAGACCAATAAGACTTTCAAGCTCTGGTTCAAAtctaaacaaacaaactcagtgtaaaaagaaaaggctGAAAGCAGTGCCATTGTCCTGTGTTCTCTGCTCACACCCTCTTCCCTTTGTAGCAAGTTAAGTTGGACAGCCCAGACTACACACACTGCAACACAGAGGAGGTCATTGAGGACTTCATGAAGAGGATCAAGTGTTACGAGTCCTCCTACCAGCCTCTGGACGAGGTTCTGGACAGGTGAGGAAACACAAAATGTCTATCGTCAGATCAAACTACCTTCTCAAGATCGCAGATGGTTTACTGACTCTCTTTGCTCCAGGGATCTGTCCTACATAAAGATCATGGACGTGGGCTGTCGTTACCTGGTGAACCGCGTCCTTGACCACATCCAAAGCCGAATCGTCTACTACCTGATGAACATTCACATCACGCCACGCTCCATTTACCTGTGTCGCCACGGGGAGAGCGACCTCAACATCAAGGGACGGATCGGAGGAGACTCTGGCTTGTCCGCCAGGGGAAAAGAGGTGCGTGTTTGAGTCAGGTGTGAGTTTAAATGTAGTCTAAAAGATATGTCAGTATGGCGTTTGAAGAGAAATGATTGTTCTCATTGGATGGATTTGGTCTCTTGGGTTCCAGTTTGCCAAAAGTCTGAGGAAATTCATCCAGGACCAGAACATCAAAGATCTGAAAGTGTGGACCAGCCAGATGAAGAGGACGATTCAGACAGCGGAGTGCCTGGGAGTGCCATACGAACAATGGAAGTCCCTCAACGAAATAGATGCTGTATGTCGATTCCTGTATTTGTCAGAAATGAATGCAACAGTCCTTTCTTAAGAATTTGTTCGCTCAAGCTAAACACATCTTTTCCCCTCTTTACTAAGGGTGTGTGTGAGGAAATGATGTACGAGGAGATCCAAGAGCATTACCCTCTGGAGTTTGCACTGAGAGACCAAGACAAGTACCGCTACCGCTATCCTAAAGGAGAGGTGAGAAAGTGGTTCCTCCAAATGTCTCATTATTATTCTTTAGAGGTGAATGCATATGTTTGTGTCTTGTaaactgtgtgtttttgaagTCTTTGATTCTCTGTCAGTCTTATGAAGACTTGGTGCAGCGACTGGAGCCTGTGATCATGGAGTTGGAGAGACAGGAGAATATTCTGGTCGTTTGTCACCAGGCCGTCATGCGTTGTCTTCTTGCATATTTCCTGGACAAGAATGCAGGTATGAAGTACTTACAGTAGGCGATATGAACAAaaaatttgtgttttctgaTTATTTGCTGATTTATGATATACATCAggctatatatatttattttgctaAACTACAACATATTGAAAAGCACCATTTGCAGCCTTAAATGAAAATATGCTGTACAACTTAACCCTGcaactttaaaaatgtttcataactttctgtctctgtctccataGATGAGTTGCCTTACCTTAAGTGTCCTTTGCACACGGTTTTGAAGTTGACCCCCATGGCTTACGGTGAGTTCTATAATTTTCTAGGCTTATATCAACATATAATATTGACTATTATTAATCCTCCACGTTAAGTTACCCAAAAAGGCatccatgtttttttgttgcatcatTCTGTCTGAAACATAACAGGAAAActctcttatttttttattttaaaggtaaAATATGAAGTGAGTATTGCTTACTGTTTGAAAACAACACTGTTTGTGTTCAAAGTTGAACTCTCCTCCCCGGCtcagagccagagagagaacACAGCGGTCAAGTGAGCTAGAGAGTAAATGAAGCGAGGGCACGCCGTAGAATCCAGTGAATCAGAGGAATAAAACGATAATTTTCCGATTGTTTCATGGCAGTTATGTTCTAAATGAAAGATTCCTCCCTGGGAAGGTGCAGCATTGTCTGATTATGAGTTAATGCAGAGCTTCATCCTGTCTGTTTCCCAGTGCGTGTGACAGTTGAACTTGTGCATCGGTATGAGACGCTGATGGGCGAAGTGGCGGTTTTAGGAATTAGAATGGGCTGCACTACCTGCACGCTGTTATTGGCTGGGGGTTACACACCCACATGAGGCCCAAAGGCTCTTTGTCGACACCCATTAACGTCCTGCACACCAAAacataagaagaaaagagaaaatacaggcagagggcagacagacactaccacacacttctagtgggtcataagtgatgattttttttgtgtgtattagTCTATGCATAATTTTTTTTAGGATAACACTGCATATTATgccttttaaaatatttttatttaaagtccAATGTAAACTTGCCACCTAGAGAAAAATAGTATGACCAAAGATAATTTTGTGTTAATAAGCCTTGCTTTGTGTGCTCTTTCTCAGGATGTAAAGTGGAGTCTGTCTATTTAGGCGTGGATTCTGtgaacacacaaagagacaggcCAGAGGTAGGTATCCCAGGCAACACACAGAAATGTCTCTCAGCAGACGACGTAGAAAACTCGAATCCGCCTCAGGGTTGATTCACTTCACTGCACATCTTGTATCGGGGACTCAAGCGGGAGAATGCCTCGCAGTGAACACTTTAACTGTAAAAGCTTTGTGTGACTTTCTTTGATTTCTGGAGAGGCACATTCTAATGTCTTCCATCATATTTATCCTGCATCTCCCTCCTGAAGCAAGGCTTCGCAGTCAGTGCTGATCCGTCCCTCTCTTCTTATTGCACAGAGAATGTAAATCTTTCACACATGGCAGAGGAAACCGTGTTCAGTCTCCATCTACCAGTGATCCCTGACAGCAATCAAGACAACTGTGACATCACTTTCCATTGACACCCCTACCTCCATCCTGTCAGCAATGACTTTTCTCTCATTTAATTTTTTGCCTTTCAGTCGGAGCAGAAATAGGCTTTTTCCTACATTGGTCTTGAGAGCTCAACGcactgcaacttcagaaaacacattgaataagaCAAAATGCTAAGAAAACACAAACCTGCACATGTCACAGAACACAATGGAAATTAGTAAAACAAAAGGGGCTGGCTATATTAACCTCTTAGCATTCCACCCCCTTTTTAATAGGGGTGGGATGTTCAGGGGTAGATTAAAGGTCAACAGTATACGCCACATAGAAATGGTGTACATCATCTGAAAGCTGGGAAACTGAAGATAAATTGGAGATGCAGGTCAGCACTGTGTGTCAGGTTGTTCTAGTCAAaaatcagaaataaaaaattattaggGCGACCCAATAGCCGTGTGATTAGGGTGCATACCACATGGGTGCAAATGCCCTGGGCAATTAGTCGCTGGTTCGATTCCCAGCTGGCCGGACcgtttgctgcatgttattccccTGCTCTCTTTTCACACATTtccactatcaaataaaggcataaaatgcctaacaaatcttctttaaaaaataaaataattgtgaaGGTGTATAAGGGTTCAGAACATTATGATTGAAGTGTATGATGGCATAGCTACTATGCTCACTTATGTTTCATAAGTTGTTGCAGCAATTTTTGGGTTGATACCATTTGTTACACAGATTTGATGCTAAATTGAACCATTGTTTACCACTTGAAAATTGATAAAAATGGGTCGGACATTCCTCCATAACACCACATTAAGGCACCAAAACCTTGAGGAACAGCATAGAAAAAtgtatgctgtgattttggttgttttctccatttgcttgtgttttgacTAGTTGCAGGGCGCTGAGGTTTTTTTCTCCCCTTTACATTtttgtagggttagggttagcgcACTTGTGCATCTATATTTGTTAGGACCAATTTGACTTAGACCTTGGGAGTGAGGACATTTGGGCTGGACCTTTTTAAAGGGCCGTTTGAGGGTCCAGACTTGGTTTTAGAGTCAAGGTTAGAATTAGGTTTAAATTCAGTTTacggtaaggggctagggaatgcattgtCAATGAGGTTCCTCACAAGTATAGAAGTATATGTAGCCCGTATAAGCCATTGTACATATCAGCTTtctcatttgatttttttctgtgcatgcgtgcgtgtgtaaaTCTGTCTTTAAATACCatgtagtttgtttgttttttaacaatgaATGTTACCctgatttaattaaaataagtTTTTTATACTTCTGCATACAAATGACAAATATATTTACCTCAACATGCTGCATATGAATTGACGCACAATATAATTTTCATTGCAGtttacaagttttttttaagctaatCTTTGTATCTATGTTAACACTTGTTTACTGTTTAAATGTAAAGGGTTAATGTGAAATGCCCACCAAAATTTGAATCACTAACCTCCGCTCAAATCAAGACGTTCACTGTTTACTATAACATCATTAATAGTGTTAACTGGTTGTTGGAGAACACACATGCTTAAATTATTTCATCAAATGTAAActaacagatttttttgtgtttgtgaaggttattataaatataaaaaatccaaattggaaaaataaacactttctcctgttactttttttgttgaatACATCAGTGATCAATTATTGTCACTCAGACAATGACTAGAATGTGTCTATAAGTACagctctctctgtcactctcacacacacacacacacacacagtaagggTTTGAGTAGGACATTGAATGATTTGTCTCAGTAAAGCAATAATGTATGAATACGTATGAACCATGAGCATGTATTAATGTCCATAATGTAAATCTACCTTATAAGAGATGTATTTGATGACAAGCTGTAATTTACAGTACAAACCACTAACAGCACTCACAAGGTCCATTCATATCCTATACCAGATGAAAGCATGAATTTTGCCTTCATTTAACTAATTGTATCCAAGTCCAATTGTGTTGATCAAGATATGAATATCAAGCTGGTATTCAATGAGCAAAAGTAAATTTGAAAGTAATGTAGGattattttctctctccttaCTGTTTCAGAATGTGAATGTGCTGCGCACCACAGGAGATGCTCTGCAGACAGTCCCAGCTCACCTCTAATCTCCTGCAGTCCCTGTTCCAGCTGGGACATCAGCCCACTTTCTGTTCGGACCGCTGAACTGCATTATGGGAGTGGTGCTGTTCAACTGCCCAGACTTaaactgtaaagcacttttacTAAATGTAATCCATTTTTATACATCTGTTCTGTTGTGAACTACGCTAAACTGCTACTGTAGCTCAACTCTTAGAGAGGAAAAtgccaatatttttttatacagttaTGGTTGCATTGATATTATTCACTTAACTTTCAGCACATTTTTCCATGACTATATTTAAtatctactgtatattgtgCACTGGGTATACTGCCATATGCTTCCAGTTTTTCTGAAGATGTTTGTACTGTATGAAAAACTGAATAACCCCAAAAGAATCTGTGAAAAGACTAACTACTTCAGGTCAGAGGCTCTCGATCAAAGTCCTTAAACCCTGACTGTTGAGTTTTCAGAAAACAAATGGAacgttttacatttttaaactgtTATTCCCTTGCTAGTTGTTGAATTATATTAAGATGTATACTAACGACGGtgtatttataaatataaatcttAAAACATTCCAAAGGGGAAGATGGAATCCTTTCACCACAAAGGATGGAAATAACATTGGAAAGGCAACGAACACAGATGTAGCTTATGTTCTCTAATCAGAAATCTTGGGATGAGGCCCTTCCTCTTATGTTAAAACCAAAAAGGATTTTTGGGATGGACTTTGTGCTTTGGGCTTCAGTTTTTAAGACATACGGTGAAAGGCTATGACAAATCTTCAGTCGGTCATATAAAAAGGCAGTGTTTGATTGACCAATGAGTTATCGTTCAAATGAATGCCTGTTTGAGTATACAAAAGGTACTGTGCAGACTGTACAcgcatgtttgtgtgatgtaagtTGTGTGTGTAAATCAGCACGTATTGTAAGTCAGTTTTTTGGAGAACCTTTTCTGGAATTACACATTTAATATTGTTTATTACTGTACTGAAATTATAATTCCAAATGCCTTGTTTGTCTCAAGCTGTCAAAATCTCAATAAACCTTAAATGTTTGGGGTAAAGACAGGGCTGCTGTTTGCACCGTTTTATAACACATAAGAAATCACTTAAATACGAAGAATAATGCTTTTATTTATCTTCACTTTCAGcaagtatatttattttatttattttcatctaGAATAGggtttattacaaaaaaaaacatacaccaATTGATTGCCCACATGGTTTAAGGTCTGTCATaacaaaacaaccaaattaAATTGATGtgcatataatatatatttaaaaataacagTTAAATCCCTTTACCTGTGCTCATGAATATTGATTACAAATACCTTTTTAAGGACCTGCCCTAGCTTCTAATGTTCTAAAGTCAGAAATTAATTAATGTCTGGTTATGTacaaaaatcaatatttttgagCAAGGGGCATTTTAAGGTTAAAGGGCAAAACTCCATTGGCCTGTACATCTTTACTGTACGTCTTATGTTTCTCAACTTGTCTTGGCTGATCAGATTTTGTCTCCTCTCAGCTATGTGATGTGAAAGCTCCACAGTGACAGCCAAGATTGGTGAAAGGAATGCATTTCCAGGTTTTCCTCTCTTTCAGAACtgcaagaaaaaacaaaatatgtctGAGCTACAGTAAATCTAAAAAGACCAAAGAATTATATTAACTTTCTTTCTACTAATAGTGTAACTTCATCACCTGTAAAATTAACATTCTAGCCGTTAAATAACAGCATAATACGTGACTGAATCAAAGTCCTACCATAGAAAACTCAGACACCCTCATGTAAAAATGATGCAAAAACTTAACCACTTGTGCATAATGCTGCCATCAATGCGAGCAGTGAGACGCAGAAAAACTACAACTTACATTTTTGAGGAACTCCTCTGCAACAATACGAGCCCTGGCGTTGACCGACAGCTTCATTTCACTGATCTCCTTGTCAATTTCCTCCATGAAATGAATGACATAGTCCACCAGTTTATGTTTGTACATCTGCTCTGTGTGAAAGTTGGTGATGAGAAAACTGATGTCATAGCCCTGCGAAATGAAGATAGATGACAAAACAgtgttttaaactttaaatacGACAATAACTGAcattggggagaaaaaaaaagaaacaaacaaggtTCCCACTACATGTAGCTCTAACCATTTAAGGTCATTCAGGGCACTACATTTCATATAAAGAAAAGAATTAAAATTGTTGTTCCATATGACTTTACACAGGACAATTCAATGCTCATCATGCAATTATGAACAACTTTCCATAACTGAATAAACATGTGTGGGAACCCTGTAAATGTGACTGACAACTTTCAACGCCCACTTACCTCCACTGGTTTCCTCCTCAGGATGAAGAAGTTCTCTGCTCTCATCATCATGAAACGCATGAACTTATGGCACAGAATCTTCTCAATCTCatctgcctgcagcagcagaatATTTAGAAGAAACATTCAGGATTACAGATACAGTTCTGATCTTTACATCAATCACCGATTGCTAAGCGACCATCTGTTTTGTATCAGGGTCTCTAAACACATAACAATTGGCACACTGACGAAAGCCTGACAGACCTGCTTGACAGCGATGCTGACTCGGACAGAGTTGATGGAGCCCTCAATCAGAACTTTCTCCTTGTCGTTACGGCTGATGATCACAGGCTGAAGAAGCAACTCTTTACTACTCCTAAAAAGTGTGAAAATCACAAATCAGTCCACAGGCACTAAGAGGTGAATCCGATTCCAATGCGCTGCTGGGTGAACTGTTTTCAAAATCACACCCACCGTACTTCCACCTCTGGCTTGTTGTGTCTCTCCACCACTTGCGAGGAGAAATTCTCCAGGCAGAGGGCGGCTTGCAAGGTCGCACGAACTGCATTGAGATATGGGCGCAGGGTTGCTGTCTGAAGGAGGAAAGCGAAAAAGAGTAGATGAGACTCAGTTCTTAAGAAGAATGTCTGAATCTACAGGCAGGCAGAACTGAGACCAACTTGTGAGAAGTTGTGTGGgtcaacacattttaaatatgcaCTCTTCCCTAGTTTTACTTCACCTAAAAACTTTCTACAGAATAAGGACACTGACTGCCTTAACTCGACCGAGAGT is a window from the Perca flavescens isolate YP-PL-M2 chromosome 4, PFLA_1.0, whole genome shotgun sequence genome containing:
- the pfkfb4b gene encoding 6-phosphofructo-2-kinase/fructose-2,6-bisphosphatase 4b isoform X2 produces the protein MMLDNDEFILETSPRELTQNPLRKIWMPCKNGHIAQRRVCMTNCPTLIVTVGLPARGKTYISKKLTRYLNWIGVPTKEFNVGQYRRECLKIYKSFEFFRPDNEEGLKIRRQCALAALNDVRQYLSVEGGQVAVFDATNTTRERRGTIIKFAEQNGFKVFFVESVCEDPDVIAQNIVQVKLDSPDYTHCNTEEVIEDFMKRIKCYESSYQPLDEVLDRDLSYIKIMDVGCRYLVNRVLDHIQSRIVYYLMNIHITPRSIYLCRHGESDLNIKGRIGGDSGLSARGKEFAKSLRKFIQDQNIKDLKVWTSQMKRTIQTAECLGVPYEQWKSLNEIDAGVCEEMMYEEIQEHYPLEFALRDQDKYRYRYPKGESYEDLVQRLEPVIMELERQENILVVCHQAVMRCLLAYFLDKNADELPYLKCPLHTVLKLTPMAYGCKVESVYLGVDSVNTQRDRPERM
- the pfkfb4b gene encoding 6-phosphofructo-2-kinase/fructose-2,6-bisphosphatase 4b isoform X3, whose protein sequence is MRGSCCPRNTRDRAVCMTNCPTLIVTVGLPARGKTYISKKLTRYLNWIGVPTKEFNVGQYRRECLKIYKSFEFFRPDNEEGLKIRRQCALAALNDVRQYLSVEGGQVAVFDATNTTRERRGTIIKFAEQNGFKVFFVESVCEDPDVIAQNIVQVKLDSPDYTHCNTEEVIEDFMKRIKCYESSYQPLDEVLDRDLSYIKIMDVGCRYLVNRVLDHIQSRIVYYLMNIHITPRSIYLCRHGESDLNIKGRIGGDSGLSARGKEFAKSLRKFIQDQNIKDLKVWTSQMKRTIQTAECLGVPYEQWKSLNEIDAGVCEEMMYEEIQEHYPLEFALRDQDKYRYRYPKGESYEDLVQRLEPVIMELERQENILVVCHQAVMRCLLAYFLDKNADELPYLKCPLHTVLKLTPMAYGCKVESVYLGVDSVNTQRDRPENVNVLRTTGDALQTVPAHL
- the pfkfb4b gene encoding 6-phosphofructo-2-kinase/fructose-2,6-bisphosphatase 4b isoform X1; translated protein: MMLDNDEFILETSPRELTQNPLRKIWMPCKNGHIAQRRVCMTNCPTLIVTVGLPARGKTYISKKLTRYLNWIGVPTKEFNVGQYRRECLKIYKSFEFFRPDNEEGLKIRRQCALAALNDVRQYLSVEGGQVAVFDATNTTRERRGTIIKFAEQNGFKVFFVESVCEDPDVIAQNIVQVKLDSPDYTHCNTEEVIEDFMKRIKCYESSYQPLDEVLDRDLSYIKIMDVGCRYLVNRVLDHIQSRIVYYLMNIHITPRSIYLCRHGESDLNIKGRIGGDSGLSARGKEFAKSLRKFIQDQNIKDLKVWTSQMKRTIQTAECLGVPYEQWKSLNEIDAGVCEEMMYEEIQEHYPLEFALRDQDKYRYRYPKGESYEDLVQRLEPVIMELERQENILVVCHQAVMRCLLAYFLDKNADELPYLKCPLHTVLKLTPMAYGCKVESVYLGVDSVNTQRDRPENVNVLRTTGDALQTVPAHL
- the arpc4 gene encoding actin-related protein 2/3 complex subunit 4, with the translated sequence MTATLRPYLNAVRATLQAALCLENFSSQVVERHNKPEVEVRSSKELLLQPVIISRNDKEKVLIEGSINSVRVSIAVKQADEIEKILCHKFMRFMMMRAENFFILRRKPVEGYDISFLITNFHTEQMYKHKLVDYVIHFMEEIDKEISEMKLSVNARARIVAEEFLKNF